AGAAGAATCCATATTCTTGATGTAATAAACATCTCCTTCTTTATAAATCAATGCTTGGCAAGAGGCCAATCCAGAGTCTTCAATAGCGATATCACTTTGCTTTGCATCTTTCCCGATAGACCAATTATCTCCTTCTTCAAGAGATAAGACCATACCAGACAAAGGTCCTTTGCTAACTACTAACCTTACCGCCATACCTTTCTTACCTATCCGCTTTTGGCCAATGACAAGCTATCTCGCCAAGATTCTGAATAATTCACAAACGATTCCACGCCGCGCACAAAGTCCTCGTAAGAAATATCACCAGGAAATTTCTTTACAAAGACGACATTTTCCTCAGGGTCTAGCCCTAGGGCTGCCCCGCCTGTTTCCCTCCCAAACAAATTACCCACCATCATTTCCAGGTGAGCCTTTGCTTGGTCTGCAGAAGCGGCTAACGTTCCAAAGGAAACCATTAAAACGATGTT
This is a stretch of genomic DNA from Chlamydiifrater phoenicopteri. It encodes these proteins:
- a CDS encoding type III secretion system chaperone, whose amino-acid sequence is MLEKLVKSLAQYLGVSSETELDAEGAFVFPVGEKTRVRAYQNADNNIVLMVSFGTLAASADQAKAHLEMMVGNLFGRETGGAALGLDPEENVVFVKKFPGDISYEDFVRGVESFVNYSESWRDSLSLAKSG